One window of the Arvicanthis niloticus isolate mArvNil1 chromosome 23, mArvNil1.pat.X, whole genome shotgun sequence genome contains the following:
- the Serpina11 gene encoding serpin A11 isoform X1, producing MKTMVLVWLWLLVAEALLPVHCQPFSAHGDKSLGAPGPASQQPLEPAPAHHRVTPTITNFALRLYKQLAEEVPGNILFSPVSLSSTVALLSLGAHVDTQAQILESLGFNLTETPAADIHRGFQSLLHTLDLPSPKLELKLGHSLFLDRQLKPQQRFLDSAKELYGALPFSANFTEAAATGQQINDLVRKQTYGQVAGCLPEFGHGTLMVLLNYIFFKGNWCPLLASMGIAPTWCVDLTAKWKHPFDRYQTRKQESFFLDRRTPLRIPMMRQKEMHRFLYDQESSCTVLQIEYSGTALLLLVLPDPGKMQQVEAALQPETLRRWGQRFLPSLLDLHLPRFSISATYNLEKILPLIGLSNLFDMEADLAGIMGQLNKTVSRVSHKAVVDMNEKGTEAAAASGLLSQPPALNTTLAPHAHFNRPFLLLLWEVTTQSLLFLGKVVNPAAG from the exons ATGAAG ACGATGGTGCTGGTGTGGCTGTGGCTGCTGGTAGCCGAGGCCCTGCTACCTGTCCATTGTCAGCCATTTTCTGCCCATGGAGATAAGAGTCTGGGGGCACCTGGACCAGCCAGCCAGCAGCCCCTAGAGCCAGCACCCGCCCACCACAGGGTCACACCCACCATTACTAACTTTGCTTTGCGTCTCTACAAGCAACTAGCAGAGGAAGTCCCAGGGAACATCCTCTTCTCCCCGGTCAGCCTCTCCAGCACTGTGGCTCTGCTCTCCCTTGGGGCACATGTTGACACCCAGGCTCAAATTCTGGAGAGTCTGGGCTTCAACCTCACAGAGACCCCAGCAGCCGACATCCACCGGGGCTTCCAGAGCCTTTTGCACACACTTGACCTGCCTAGCCCCAAACTGGAACTGAAACTGGGACATTCCCTGTTCCTAGACAGACAGCTGAAGCCTCAGCAGCGCTTCCTGGACAGTGCCAAGGAGCTGTATGGAGCTCTGCCCTTTTCTGCCAACTTCACGGAAGCAGCTGCCACAGGGCAGCAGATCAATGACCTAGTGAGGAAGCAGACCTATGGGCAGGTGGCGGGCTGTCTCCCAGAGTTCGGCCATGGCACTCTTATGGTTCTCTTGAACTACATCTTCTTCAAAG ggaactggtgccctcttctggcctccatgggtattGCACCTACATGGTGCGTAGACTTAACAG CCAAGTGGAAGCATCCCTTTGATCGCTACCAGACTCGAAAGCAGGAGAGCTTCTTCCTGGACCGGAGGACACCGCTCCGCATTCCCATGATGCGGCAGAAGGAAATGCACAGGTTCCTGTATGACCAGGAGTCATCGTGCACTGTCCTTCAGATCGAATACAGCGGCACTGCCTTGCTGCTGTTGGTTCTCCCTGACCCTGGGAAGATGCAGCAAGTAGAAGCTGCCCTCCAGCCAGAAACACTGAGAAGGTGGGGCCAGCGGTTCCTGCCCAG CCTGTTGGATTTGCACCTGCCAAGGTTTTCAATTTCTGCAACCTACAACCTGGAGAAGATCCTGCCCCTCATTGGTCTCAGCAACTTGTTTGACATGGAAGCTGACCTAGCAGGAATTATGGGGCAACTCAACAAAACTGTCTCCAGG GTGTCACACAAGGCCGTAGTGGACATGAATGAGAAGGGAACTGAGGCTGCCgctgcctctggcctcctctcccagcccccagccctgAACACGACATTAGCCCCACACGCCCACTTCAACAggcccttcctccttcttctctgggAGGTGACCACCCAGAGTCTGCTCTTCTTGGGGAAAGTGGTCAACCCAGCTGCTGGGTAA
- the Serpina11 gene encoding serpin A11 isoform X3, with amino-acid sequence MKTMVLVWLWLLVAEALLPVHCQPFSAHGDKSLGAPGPASQQPLEPAPAHHRVTPTITNFALRLYKQLAEEVPGNILFSPVSLSSTVALLSLGAHVDTQAQILESLGFNLTETPAADIHRGFQSLLHTLDLPSPKLELKLGHSLFLDRQLKPQQRFLDSAKELYGALPFSANFTEAAATGQQINDLVRKQTYGQVAGCLPEFGHGTLMVLLNYIFFKAKWKHPFDRYQTRKQESFFLDRRTPLRIPMMRQKEMHRFLYDQESSCTVLQIEYSGTALLLLVLPDPGKMQQVEAALQPETLRRWGQRFLPSLLDLHLPRFSISATYNLEKILPLIGLSNLFDMEADLAGIMGQLNKTVSRVSHKAVVDMNEKGTEAAAASGLLSQPPALNTTLAPHAHFNRPFLLLLWEVTTQSLLFLGKVVNPAAG; translated from the exons ATGAAG ACGATGGTGCTGGTGTGGCTGTGGCTGCTGGTAGCCGAGGCCCTGCTACCTGTCCATTGTCAGCCATTTTCTGCCCATGGAGATAAGAGTCTGGGGGCACCTGGACCAGCCAGCCAGCAGCCCCTAGAGCCAGCACCCGCCCACCACAGGGTCACACCCACCATTACTAACTTTGCTTTGCGTCTCTACAAGCAACTAGCAGAGGAAGTCCCAGGGAACATCCTCTTCTCCCCGGTCAGCCTCTCCAGCACTGTGGCTCTGCTCTCCCTTGGGGCACATGTTGACACCCAGGCTCAAATTCTGGAGAGTCTGGGCTTCAACCTCACAGAGACCCCAGCAGCCGACATCCACCGGGGCTTCCAGAGCCTTTTGCACACACTTGACCTGCCTAGCCCCAAACTGGAACTGAAACTGGGACATTCCCTGTTCCTAGACAGACAGCTGAAGCCTCAGCAGCGCTTCCTGGACAGTGCCAAGGAGCTGTATGGAGCTCTGCCCTTTTCTGCCAACTTCACGGAAGCAGCTGCCACAGGGCAGCAGATCAATGACCTAGTGAGGAAGCAGACCTATGGGCAGGTGGCGGGCTGTCTCCCAGAGTTCGGCCATGGCACTCTTATGGTTCTCTTGAACTACATCTTCTTCAAAG CCAAGTGGAAGCATCCCTTTGATCGCTACCAGACTCGAAAGCAGGAGAGCTTCTTCCTGGACCGGAGGACACCGCTCCGCATTCCCATGATGCGGCAGAAGGAAATGCACAGGTTCCTGTATGACCAGGAGTCATCGTGCACTGTCCTTCAGATCGAATACAGCGGCACTGCCTTGCTGCTGTTGGTTCTCCCTGACCCTGGGAAGATGCAGCAAGTAGAAGCTGCCCTCCAGCCAGAAACACTGAGAAGGTGGGGCCAGCGGTTCCTGCCCAG CCTGTTGGATTTGCACCTGCCAAGGTTTTCAATTTCTGCAACCTACAACCTGGAGAAGATCCTGCCCCTCATTGGTCTCAGCAACTTGTTTGACATGGAAGCTGACCTAGCAGGAATTATGGGGCAACTCAACAAAACTGTCTCCAGG GTGTCACACAAGGCCGTAGTGGACATGAATGAGAAGGGAACTGAGGCTGCCgctgcctctggcctcctctcccagcccccagccctgAACACGACATTAGCCCCACACGCCCACTTCAACAggcccttcctccttcttctctgggAGGTGACCACCCAGAGTCTGCTCTTCTTGGGGAAAGTGGTCAACCCAGCTGCTGGGTAA
- the Serpina11 gene encoding serpin A11 isoform X2 encodes MVLVWLWLLVAEALLPVHCQPFSAHGDKSLGAPGPASQQPLEPAPAHHRVTPTITNFALRLYKQLAEEVPGNILFSPVSLSSTVALLSLGAHVDTQAQILESLGFNLTETPAADIHRGFQSLLHTLDLPSPKLELKLGHSLFLDRQLKPQQRFLDSAKELYGALPFSANFTEAAATGQQINDLVRKQTYGQVAGCLPEFGHGTLMVLLNYIFFKGNWCPLLASMGIAPTWCVDLTAKWKHPFDRYQTRKQESFFLDRRTPLRIPMMRQKEMHRFLYDQESSCTVLQIEYSGTALLLLVLPDPGKMQQVEAALQPETLRRWGQRFLPSLLDLHLPRFSISATYNLEKILPLIGLSNLFDMEADLAGIMGQLNKTVSRVSHKAVVDMNEKGTEAAAASGLLSQPPALNTTLAPHAHFNRPFLLLLWEVTTQSLLFLGKVVNPAAG; translated from the exons ATGGTGCTGGTGTGGCTGTGGCTGCTGGTAGCCGAGGCCCTGCTACCTGTCCATTGTCAGCCATTTTCTGCCCATGGAGATAAGAGTCTGGGGGCACCTGGACCAGCCAGCCAGCAGCCCCTAGAGCCAGCACCCGCCCACCACAGGGTCACACCCACCATTACTAACTTTGCTTTGCGTCTCTACAAGCAACTAGCAGAGGAAGTCCCAGGGAACATCCTCTTCTCCCCGGTCAGCCTCTCCAGCACTGTGGCTCTGCTCTCCCTTGGGGCACATGTTGACACCCAGGCTCAAATTCTGGAGAGTCTGGGCTTCAACCTCACAGAGACCCCAGCAGCCGACATCCACCGGGGCTTCCAGAGCCTTTTGCACACACTTGACCTGCCTAGCCCCAAACTGGAACTGAAACTGGGACATTCCCTGTTCCTAGACAGACAGCTGAAGCCTCAGCAGCGCTTCCTGGACAGTGCCAAGGAGCTGTATGGAGCTCTGCCCTTTTCTGCCAACTTCACGGAAGCAGCTGCCACAGGGCAGCAGATCAATGACCTAGTGAGGAAGCAGACCTATGGGCAGGTGGCGGGCTGTCTCCCAGAGTTCGGCCATGGCACTCTTATGGTTCTCTTGAACTACATCTTCTTCAAAG ggaactggtgccctcttctggcctccatgggtattGCACCTACATGGTGCGTAGACTTAACAG CCAAGTGGAAGCATCCCTTTGATCGCTACCAGACTCGAAAGCAGGAGAGCTTCTTCCTGGACCGGAGGACACCGCTCCGCATTCCCATGATGCGGCAGAAGGAAATGCACAGGTTCCTGTATGACCAGGAGTCATCGTGCACTGTCCTTCAGATCGAATACAGCGGCACTGCCTTGCTGCTGTTGGTTCTCCCTGACCCTGGGAAGATGCAGCAAGTAGAAGCTGCCCTCCAGCCAGAAACACTGAGAAGGTGGGGCCAGCGGTTCCTGCCCAG CCTGTTGGATTTGCACCTGCCAAGGTTTTCAATTTCTGCAACCTACAACCTGGAGAAGATCCTGCCCCTCATTGGTCTCAGCAACTTGTTTGACATGGAAGCTGACCTAGCAGGAATTATGGGGCAACTCAACAAAACTGTCTCCAGG GTGTCACACAAGGCCGTAGTGGACATGAATGAGAAGGGAACTGAGGCTGCCgctgcctctggcctcctctcccagcccccagccctgAACACGACATTAGCCCCACACGCCCACTTCAACAggcccttcctccttcttctctgggAGGTGACCACCCAGAGTCTGCTCTTCTTGGGGAAAGTGGTCAACCCAGCTGCTGGGTAA